ATTTTAAGTGTACACGTATGTAGTGTGCCAACACAAGATATCCAAGATAGCCTGAGAAATACCACAACATATGGTATTCGTTCCAAAAACACTGCCCCCACACTTCACCAAACCAGCGATTGAAGTACGGCATACACGTTGATAACAGGAACAGTCCTATGAAGAAACGTTCTTCTTTTGCAGTGGCTTTACTCAACCAAGGAGATATAATAGGTATAAACAGGTAAAGACTTATCAGGGGATACATGAACCAAAGGTGTCCGGCAAGCGTCGGGAAGTTCAGGAATATTCGAGACATATCCTTTATTGATGTCTCGCTGTCTATCTGTCCCCACAACATCGGCAGGATACTATAGAGTATCATAAATATAAAAAACGGTGGCAGGATATGAGTGAAGCGTCGGCGGTAGAACTGCCATGAAGTCTGTCCCTCCTTCATCGGTACCAGCAGATAAGCAGAGACAATCATAAACAATGGTACTGCCATGCGTGAAAAACCATCGTACACGGCCACCCACAATCGGTCTGCTTCACTGGCTAAAAAAGATTGCGGTCCCGCCATGTCCGTAGATCCGGCAGCACCATAAAAGTTTTCACTGGCGTGTACCACCATAACGAGGAAACATGCGAACACGCGCACGTAATCTAAAAAAACAATACGTTTCATTTTCTGTTTGGGTATTAATTAGTAGTAATATGTTTTTAGTTTTGTCTTTTATTTACATTGTTTCAGCTGCTCGTGCAAATCAGCAGGAGGTATGCCCAGCGAAATAGCTTTTTCAAAGTCCATCTTTGCCAATGCTTTCTTTTTCTGTGTCAGATAAATATTGCCACGCAACAAATAGGCATCCGCCGAAGAAGGATTCAGGCGAATAGCTTCCTCCAAATCGACCAAAGCCAGATCTTCATGCTTCATCTCCCGTTCCACATCTGCACGGGCAATGTAAAGAGTCGCGTCTTCGGGAGTTGCCGTAATCATCTTATTAAGAATTTCGAGCGCTTCCTTGAATTTTCCTTCTTTCTGTTCCAAGGTAGCCAGCCCAAGCCGACCGCTATAACTTTGCGGGTCAATCTCCAACAAGCGATTATAATCGATTCGTGCCGCGGGGTAATCCCTCCGGAGCACATAGATATATGCCCGCATCAACAGCGCTTCTTTATTCTGTTTATCTTCGTCAAGTACCTGACAATAATCGGTATAAGCACGGTCTGTATTCCCCATTTCCAGATTAATCGCAGCTCGGTCCAGCAGAATAGGTACTGCCAATGGAGCAAAGTTCAGCGCAAAAGAATAAGATTCGAGTGCCTTGTCATATTCACCCAACCGACGCTGCACCAATCCCAGATTGGAAAAAAGCATAGCATTCTTTGCATTCTTCGGCTCCAGTTTCAAAGCCTGAAGCAGTAGTTCTTCGGCTTTGGAAAGACTGTCCATTTCGATATATTCAATTGCCTTTTCTGATAATTGCTGATAGGTCTGCGCACACAGGGCAACCGGAAAGCTAAGAAATAAAATTAAAATAATTCTTATCATGATTCAAATATTAATCCAAAGGATAGGCATCAAAAGCGAACAACTCGGTCGACAGATAGCGTTCTCCCGTATCAGGTAACAACGCAACGATTTTTTTGTTCCTGAACTCCGGACGCTGTGCCAACTGTCGGGCTGCATATACGGCCGCTCCCGAAGAGATTCCGGCCAGCAAACCTTCTGTCGCAGCCAGCTCTCGCCCCGCACGAATGGCTT
This sequence is a window from Bacteroides thetaiotaomicron VPI-5482. Protein-coding genes within it:
- a CDS encoding acyltransferase encodes the protein MKRIVFLDYVRVFACFLVMVVHASENFYGAAGSTDMAGPQSFLASEADRLWVAVYDGFSRMAVPLFMIVSAYLLVPMKEGQTSWQFYRRRFTHILPPFFIFMILYSILPMLWGQIDSETSIKDMSRIFLNFPTLAGHLWFMYPLISLYLFIPIISPWLSKATAKEERFFIGLFLLSTCMPYFNRWFGEVWGQCFWNEYHMLWYFSGYLGYLVLAHYIRVHLKWDRSKRFIVGLISMVAGAALTIYSFYIQAIPGITHSTPVIEIGWAFCTINCVLLTAGTFLLFTCINRPEAPRFVTDMSKLSYGMYLMHIFWLGLWATVFKNTLELPTVSAIPCIAVTTFVCCYITTKIISFIPGSKWIIG
- a CDS encoding tetratricopeptide repeat protein, whose translation is MIRIILILFLSFPVALCAQTYQQLSEKAIEYIEMDSLSKAEELLLQALKLEPKNAKNAMLFSNLGLVQRRLGEYDKALESYSFALNFAPLAVPILLDRAAINLEMGNTDRAYTDYCQVLDEDKQNKEALLMRAYIYVLRRDYPAARIDYNRLLEIDPQSYSGRLGLATLEQKEGKFKEALEILNKMITATPEDATLYIARADVEREMKHEDLALVDLEEAIRLNPSSADAYLLRGNIYLTQKKKALAKMDFEKAISLGIPPADLHEQLKQCK